One Methanobrevibacter millerae genomic region harbors:
- a CDS encoding MptD family putative ECF transporter S component produces the protein MSERLNVKDLITVGIFAVILIVMIFAFGMLGYVPILMLALPIIAALICGIPYMLFLTRVSKFGMVTLLGLILGIVMFLSGHTWVPIVTFTLFALIADIILKMGNYSSMKNSIISHGFFILGIMGNMLPFFILRDYFVEAMRTSMGNDYVNTILPFLEYNTLIVLFILTFICGIISAYIGKLVLKKHFERAGIA, from the coding sequence ATGAGTGAAAGATTGAATGTAAAAGACTTGATTACTGTCGGTATCTTCGCAGTAATACTTATAGTTATGATTTTTGCCTTCGGAATGCTGGGCTATGTCCCGATTCTGATGCTGGCGCTGCCGATTATTGCGGCACTGATTTGTGGAATTCCGTACATGCTATTTTTAACGAGAGTTTCCAAATTCGGAATGGTGACTCTGCTCGGTCTGATTCTGGGTATTGTAATGTTTCTCTCAGGCCATACCTGGGTTCCGATAGTCACGTTCACGCTCTTTGCATTAATTGCCGATATCATCCTTAAAATGGGAAATTATTCATCAATGAAAAACTCCATAATAAGCCATGGATTTTTCATTTTGGGAATAATGGGTAATATGCTGCCGTTTTTCATTTTAAGGGATTATTTCGTAGAGGCAATGCGCACATCAATGGGAAACGATTACGTCAATACAATATTGCCGTTTCTGGAGTACAATACGTTAATCGTACTGTTTATATTAACGTTCATCTGCGGAATAATAAGTGCATATATAGGCAAGCTCGTATTGAAAAAGCATTTTGAAAGAGCAGGTATAGCATAA
- a CDS encoding ABC transporter ATP-binding protein codes for MISEYFMERFGLTKDGADNLIKGILYTALQNISFMLPVGLYALLIYMWISPLMGGEIIDSNLGMFIVAILIILGIIFAFSWKQYHFVFNTTYVESENRRINLGENLRKLPLSFFERRDLADLTATIMNDCTDLEHVFSHAIPQLLGSILSLILVAIGMFAFDWRLAIALLWVVPVAFIILYVSKKMIYKGSEIVTADLLECGDSMQECIESIRDLKSYNYQNEYLSKLTGITSKIERSRIKSELMASAGVITGRVVLNLGIVSVILLGSYLIMNGQVSIYTLLIFLIASATVYAPVENGLTFLAEILMMDIKIERTKEIEELVIEGGLKEYSLDNYDIEFKDVNFNYDDLKDVLSNINFTAKQGEVTALVGPSGGGKSTVSKLAARFWDPVSGKVILGGQDLSDLDSEKLLENFSIVFQNVILFNESIMENIRVGKKDATDEEVMEAARLAECDEFVQKLPEGYDTVIGENGELLSGGQRQRISIARALLKDANVILLDEATSFLDVENESKIQKALSALIKNKTVIIIAHRMRTIANADKIVVLDDGRIVEQGSPDELIAQDGLFKKMVDLQNLSGAWEI; via the coding sequence ATGATTTCAGAGTATTTTATGGAAAGATTCGGACTTACAAAGGACGGTGCCGACAATCTCATTAAGGGAATCCTTTACACGGCACTTCAAAACATTTCCTTCATGCTTCCTGTAGGTTTGTACGCGCTGCTCATATACATGTGGATCAGCCCCCTTATGGGCGGTGAAATAATCGATTCCAACTTGGGAATGTTCATTGTAGCCATTCTAATCATATTGGGAATAATATTCGCATTCTCATGGAAACAGTACCATTTTGTCTTCAACACGACTTACGTTGAAAGCGAAAACAGAAGGATAAACCTCGGTGAAAACTTAAGGAAACTACCCCTTTCATTTTTCGAAAGAAGAGACCTTGCCGATTTGACTGCAACAATAATGAATGACTGCACAGATTTGGAGCACGTATTCTCACATGCGATTCCTCAGCTTTTAGGTTCAATCCTGTCACTGATTTTGGTGGCTATAGGAATGTTCGCATTTGACTGGAGACTTGCAATCGCCCTTCTATGGGTGGTTCCTGTAGCATTCATAATACTTTACGTTTCAAAAAAAATGATTTATAAGGGTAGTGAAATCGTAACGGCCGATTTGCTTGAATGTGGAGACTCAATGCAGGAATGTATAGAATCCATAAGGGATTTAAAATCATACAATTATCAGAATGAATATTTGTCCAAACTGACTGGCATTACAAGTAAAATCGAAAGGTCAAGAATCAAATCAGAACTGATGGCCTCTGCAGGAGTAATTACCGGAAGGGTTGTCCTGAATCTAGGAATAGTTTCAGTAATACTTCTCGGCTCATACCTGATTATGAACGGCCAGGTATCAATTTACACTCTTTTGATATTCCTAATAGCTTCAGCAACCGTTTACGCTCCGGTTGAAAACGGACTGACATTTTTGGCTGAGATTCTGATGATGGACATTAAAATCGAAAGGACAAAGGAAATCGAAGAGCTTGTCATTGAAGGAGGACTCAAGGAATATTCCCTTGACAACTATGACATTGAGTTCAAGGATGTCAACTTCAATTATGACGATTTAAAAGATGTTTTATCCAACATTAATTTCACAGCCAAACAGGGGGAGGTTACAGCGCTTGTTGGACCTTCCGGCGGAGGAAAAAGTACCGTTTCAAAGCTTGCGGCAAGATTCTGGGATCCAGTTTCCGGTAAGGTAATTCTTGGAGGCCAAGACTTATCTGATTTGGATTCAGAAAAGCTTTTGGAAAACTTTTCAATCGTTTTCCAGAACGTCATTTTATTCAATGAGTCAATCATGGAAAACATCCGTGTCGGCAAAAAGGATGCAACAGATGAAGAGGTTATGGAAGCCGCAAGGCTTGCCGAATGCGATGAATTCGTTCAAAAACTTCCTGAAGGATACGATACTGTCATCGGGGAAAATGGTGAGCTGTTATCTGGCGGTCAAAGGCAGAGGATTTCAATTGCAAGAGCACTTCTAAAGGATGCAAATGTTATTCTTCTGGATGAGGCAACATCCTTCTTGGACGTTGAAAACGAATCCAAAATCCAGAAAGCTCTCTCTGCACTGATTAAAAACAAGACCGTAATCATTATTGCGCACAGGATGCGTACAATAGCTAATGCGGATAAAATCGTAGTCTTAGATGATGGTAGAATCGTTGAGCAAGGTTCACCTGATGAGTTAATTGCTCAAGACGGCCTTTTCAAGAAAATGGTCGATTTGCAAAATTTAAGTGGAGCGTGGGAAATTTAA
- a CDS encoding ABC transporter ATP-binding protein, with translation MSTIIEFKDVIKEYRAGDHVLRAMDNVNFTIEEGEFVVILGPSGAGKSTLLNLLGGLDSTTSGQIIVNGEHVESFNDNELTRYRARNVGFIFQFYNLIPNLTALENVELMKDIVDVNIDGEAVLDSVGLKDHSNQFPAQLSGGEQQRVSIARAVAKQPAMLLCDEPTGALDSKTGVLILNLLQDMSNSKDTTVVIVTHNAILAEAADKVIRIKNGQIESIAINENPKKVSDLDW, from the coding sequence ATGAGTACAATTATCGAATTTAAGGACGTGATCAAGGAATACAGGGCCGGTGATCATGTCCTGAGAGCTATGGACAACGTTAACTTCACAATAGAGGAAGGAGAATTTGTAGTAATTTTAGGCCCTTCAGGAGCGGGTAAATCAACCCTTTTAAATCTTTTAGGAGGACTGGATTCAACGACATCCGGCCAGATTATAGTCAACGGCGAGCATGTTGAAAGCTTCAACGACAATGAATTAACTCGCTATCGCGCCAGGAATGTCGGATTCATATTTCAATTTTATAATCTGATTCCTAATCTGACGGCTTTGGAAAATGTGGAACTGATGAAAGATATCGTAGACGTTAACATCGACGGCGAAGCGGTACTCGATTCGGTGGGATTAAAGGATCATTCCAACCAGTTTCCGGCACAGCTGTCAGGCGGTGAGCAGCAGAGGGTATCCATTGCAAGGGCAGTTGCAAAACAGCCTGCAATGCTTTTGTGTGACGAGCCGACAGGTGCACTGGACTCAAAAACCGGCGTTCTCATTTTAAACCTGCTTCAGGACATGAGCAACAGCAAGGATACGACAGTCGTAATCGTAACCCACAATGCAATACTGGCCGAAGCTGCAGATAAGGTCATAAGAATCAAGAACGGCCAGATTGAAAGCATTGCCATTAATGAAAATCCCAAGAAAGTTTCAGATCTGGACTGGTGA
- the hisA gene encoding 1-(5-phosphoribosyl)-5-[(5-phosphoribosylamino)methylideneamino]imidazole-4-carboxamide isomerase: MSFNKDEMLIMPAVDIKNGKCVQLVQGKPGSEMVEIENPENVALHWENEGAKNIHVIDLDGTIDGKTSLGVIKKIVNEVSVPIQLGGGIRSIEYAQELLDLDIERLIIGTMGIQNPQSITQLADEYGSERIMISLDSKDNKVVIKGWQEKVDKTPSELSNEFKEHGAGSILFTNVDVEGLMGGFYTDPVIELKNSVDLPIVYSGGITTIDDIKKLNETGVEGVVIGSALYKNKIDLKEALKYQKR, from the coding sequence ATGTCATTCAATAAAGATGAAATGCTGATAATGCCTGCGGTAGATATCAAAAACGGAAAGTGCGTGCAGCTCGTTCAGGGCAAACCTGGAAGTGAAATGGTTGAAATTGAAAATCCAGAAAACGTTGCCCTTCATTGGGAAAACGAAGGGGCCAAAAACATCCACGTTATTGACCTTGACGGCACCATTGACGGCAAGACGAGCCTTGGAGTAATCAAAAAGATAGTTAATGAAGTCTCCGTTCCAATCCAGCTGGGCGGAGGAATAAGAAGCATTGAATACGCACAGGAATTGTTGGATTTGGATATCGAAAGGCTGATTATCGGAACCATGGGAATTCAAAACCCCCAAAGCATTACTCAGCTGGCCGACGAATACGGCTCAGAGAGAATTATGATATCCCTTGACAGCAAAGACAATAAGGTTGTAATCAAGGGATGGCAGGAAAAGGTAGACAAGACCCCATCAGAACTGTCAAATGAATTCAAAGAGCACGGAGCGGGAAGCATACTCTTTACCAATGTCGACGTTGAAGGACTAATGGGAGGATTCTATACCGATCCGGTAATCGAGCTTAAAAATTCAGTTGACTTGCCTATCGTCTATTCCGGAGGAATTACGACGATAGATGACATCAAAAAGCTTAATGAAACCGGTGTGGAAGGAGTAGTAATCGGTTCTGCACTTTATAAGAATAAAATTGATTTAAAGGAAGCATTGAAATACCAGAAAAGGTAG
- a CDS encoding helix-turn-helix domain-containing protein, with amino-acid sequence MNENFYEMMNETFKDADFTQKDGIIFLDFHEGGKIEMHSIFPGIILAFIDIRLNKSSDLFIEDAPIKSRLLEINHCIDGRYAYQVKDDKLIYFGKGDLCISIYDLTKSVSDFPAGYYRGLEFFIDVDVSNDYITEFLPDFNLADYYEDLENNAGYLLVRANEKIDHVIGELYGVDERIQESYFKLKTLELLLFFSITHFSESSHKSLSINQAKIVENVYNDLTRDLEKAITIDELADKYGISKTALKNCFKEVYGKPIFKWRKEYKLEYACRLINDDEYSISEISRMVGYSSPSKFAQAFKEYVGCTPSEYRK; translated from the coding sequence ATGAATGAAAATTTCTATGAAATGATGAACGAAACCTTTAAGGATGCGGATTTTACCCAAAAGGACGGGATAATATTTCTTGACTTTCATGAAGGGGGAAAGATTGAAATGCACAGCATCTTTCCGGGCATTATCCTGGCTTTCATTGACATCCGACTCAACAAGTCAAGTGACCTGTTCATCGAGGACGCTCCCATCAAAAGCAGGCTTCTTGAAATCAACCACTGCATTGACGGAAGATACGCCTATCAGGTAAAGGACGATAAATTAATCTATTTTGGAAAGGGAGATTTGTGCATAAGCATTTACGATTTGACAAAATCCGTTTCGGACTTTCCCGCAGGATACTACAGGGGCCTTGAGTTCTTCATAGACGTTGACGTTTCAAACGACTATATCACTGAATTCCTGCCGGACTTCAATCTGGCCGATTATTACGAAGACCTTGAAAATAATGCCGGTTATTTGCTGGTGAGGGCAAATGAGAAAATCGATCATGTTATCGGTGAGCTCTACGGCGTTGATGAAAGGATTCAGGAATCATATTTCAAGCTTAAAACCCTTGAACTGTTACTCTTTTTCAGCATTACTCATTTCAGCGAAAGTTCCCACAAATCCCTTTCGATAAATCAGGCAAAGATTGTTGAAAACGTCTACAATGACTTAACGAGAGATTTAGAAAAGGCAATAACCATCGACGAGCTGGCAGATAAGTACGGCATAAGCAAAACTGCTTTAAAGAACTGCTTTAAGGAAGTCTACGGCAAGCCGATTTTCAAGTGGCGAAAGGAATACAAGCTTGAATATGCCTGCAGATTAATCAATGATGACGAATACAGCATTTCGGAAATTTCAAGGATGGTTGGCTACTCATCACCTTCAAAGTTCGCCCAGGCCTTCAAGGAATATGTCGGCTGCACCCCGTCAGAGTACAGGAAATAG
- the argC gene encoding N-acetyl-gamma-glutamyl-phosphate reductase: MYKVAIIGASGYTGGELLRMLLNHPEVEVTDITSRQYDGTPAHKIHPHIRDSGLVFKNKAPDELDADVVFTATPHGASMKIVPKILDTGAKVVDLSGDYRYRDTAVYEKWYGMEHTDKENKGAFGLPELYRDEIKKADLVANPGCFPTGAILSSYPLVKNDFVDRIIIDSKTGVSGAGVNPSSTTHYPNIADNVNPYKISSHRHMSEIQQELHGFDDVKVSFTPHLVPVIRGIQTTSHSFLIKDITVDELRQAYEKEYKGEYFIKLMDEGEIPHLSSVRGSNFVHIGGFEIDETGRAVMLSAIDNLVKGASGQAIQNMNILLGIDETAGLTHFGLHP, translated from the coding sequence ATGTATAAAGTAGCAATAATTGGAGCAAGCGGATATACGGGCGGAGAACTTTTAAGGATGCTTTTAAACCATCCTGAAGTCGAAGTGACAGACATCACATCCAGACAGTACGACGGCACTCCTGCGCACAAAATTCATCCCCACATCAGGGATTCCGGCCTGGTTTTCAAAAACAAGGCTCCGGACGAATTGGATGCGGACGTTGTCTTTACTGCAACTCCTCACGGAGCATCAATGAAGATTGTGCCGAAGATTCTCGATACTGGCGCTAAAGTGGTTGACTTAAGCGGAGACTACAGGTATAGGGATACTGCAGTTTATGAGAAATGGTATGGAATGGAACACACTGACAAGGAAAACAAAGGAGCATTCGGGCTTCCTGAGCTTTACAGAGATGAAATCAAAAAAGCTGATTTAGTTGCAAATCCTGGATGTTTTCCAACAGGAGCAATCCTGTCATCCTACCCACTGGTAAAAAACGATTTTGTTGACAGAATCATTATTGATTCAAAAACCGGAGTAAGCGGTGCTGGAGTTAATCCGAGCTCAACCACACATTACCCGAACATTGCAGATAACGTTAATCCATATAAAATTAGTTCCCACAGACACATGTCCGAAATCCAACAGGAACTCCATGGCTTTGACGACGTTAAAGTATCATTTACGCCACACTTGGTTCCGGTCATCAGAGGAATCCAGACTACAAGCCACAGCTTCCTGATTAAGGACATTACAGTTGATGAATTAAGGCAAGCTTATGAAAAAGAATATAAAGGCGAATATTTCATCAAATTAATGGATGAAGGAGAAATTCCTCATCTAAGCTCAGTTAGAGGATCCAACTTTGTTCATATCGGAGGATTTGAAATTGACGAAACCGGAAGGGCCGTAATGCTTTCAGCAATCGACAACCTTGTTAAGGGGGCATCCGGTCAGGCTATCCAGAACATGAACATATTACTTGGAATTGATGAAACCGCAGGCTTAACGCACTTCGGACTTCATCCTTAA
- a CDS encoding ABC transporter ATP-binding protein, protein MIDIDNISFSYKNADRMSLEGINLDINPGEVILLCGQSGCGKTTLTRFLNGLIPNFFEGKRDGNVYLNKKLIGEMPIYEISEHMGSVFQNPKTQFFNVDTTSEIVFGCENLSMSEDEIEKRLQRVVDDFDLNHLLDKSIFKLSGGEKQKIACASVSAVNPEIFVLDEPSSNLDSQSSWNLEDIIRKWKSQKKTVIIGEHKLFFLENVVDKVVYLNNGKIENVWSISEFKKVNHRNLGLRQLDLNNLAAKRREYYSANNEFMELRNFKFNYGKTPILDIDNVKIPKNEIIAIIGKNGAGKSTFANCLCGLKRSCKGEIVFENKTLKRKDRLKKSYMVMQDVNHQLFSESVMDEVLLSMNEEDEKEAESILKNLNLIHLKDTHPMALSGGEKQRVAIASAIASKNEILIFDEPTSGLDLNNMMKVSENLIYLQSLGITSFIITHDFELIMEACSHVLHFENGKIIDNYQINEEKLRKFFLK, encoded by the coding sequence TTGATTGACATTGACAACATTTCATTTTCATATAAAAATGCAGACAGGATGAGCCTGGAAGGCATTAATCTGGATATAAATCCTGGCGAAGTCATTTTGCTGTGCGGACAGTCCGGCTGCGGAAAGACAACGTTAACGAGGTTTTTAAACGGACTCATTCCCAATTTCTTTGAAGGAAAAAGGGATGGAAACGTCTATCTGAATAAAAAGTTAATTGGTGAAATGCCGATTTATGAAATATCCGAGCATATGGGTTCCGTTTTTCAAAATCCTAAAACTCAATTCTTTAATGTGGATACGACAAGCGAAATCGTTTTCGGCTGTGAAAACCTGTCAATGTCTGAAGATGAAATAGAAAAGAGGCTTCAAAGGGTTGTTGACGATTTTGATTTGAATCATCTTCTTGACAAAAGCATTTTCAAGCTTTCAGGCGGTGAAAAGCAGAAAATTGCATGCGCTTCAGTATCTGCGGTCAATCCAGAAATATTCGTTCTGGACGAACCGTCCTCAAATCTGGATTCACAGTCCAGCTGGAATCTGGAAGATATAATCAGAAAATGGAAATCACAGAAAAAGACAGTAATAATAGGTGAGCATAAACTCTTCTTTTTGGAAAACGTTGTCGATAAGGTAGTATATTTGAATAATGGTAAAATCGAAAATGTATGGTCCATTTCAGAGTTTAAAAAGGTAAATCACAGGAATTTGGGCTTGAGGCAGCTGGATTTGAATAATCTGGCTGCAAAAAGAAGGGAATACTACTCAGCCAATAATGAATTTATGGAATTGAGAAATTTCAAATTCAACTATGGAAAAACTCCGATTCTAGATATTGATAACGTTAAAATCCCTAAAAACGAGATAATAGCCATTATAGGAAAGAATGGTGCAGGCAAATCAACGTTCGCAAATTGCCTCTGCGGCCTTAAAAGATCATGCAAGGGAGAAATCGTTTTCGAAAACAAAACTTTGAAAAGAAAGGACAGATTGAAAAAGAGCTACATGGTAATGCAGGACGTTAACCACCAGCTCTTTTCGGAAAGCGTCATGGACGAAGTGCTCTTGAGCATGAATGAAGAAGACGAAAAAGAAGCCGAATCCATTTTAAAAAATTTAAACTTAATTCATTTAAAGGACACTCACCCAATGGCATTGTCCGGCGGAGAAAAGCAAAGGGTCGCAATAGCTTCAGCCATCGCATCCAAAAATGAGATACTGATTTTCGACGAGCCTACAAGCGGGCTTGACTTGAACAACATGATGAAGGTCAGCGAGAACCTGATTTATCTTCAAAGTCTTGGCATCACTTCATTTATCATTACCCATGACTTTGAACTGATAATGGAAGCCTGTTCTCACGTTCTGCACTTCGAGAACGGCAAAATAATTGATAACTATCAAATTAATGAAGAGAAATTAAGGAAATTTTTCTTAAAATAA
- a CDS encoding adenylyltransferase/cytidyltransferase family protein translates to MKKVMASGTFDLLHPGHGIYLQEAKNLGGYKSKLYVVVARDSTVEKRKRVPIVGENQRLELIKMLKPVDEAYLGNENGDIFKIVEEIDPDIIAIGPDQTHNVEKLQNEIDKRGLKARVQRVSVYHQDELDSSCKIIKKIKTTDFEGKILDNCD, encoded by the coding sequence ATGAAGAAAGTAATGGCAAGTGGAACATTTGACTTATTGCATCCGGGACATGGAATTTACCTGCAGGAAGCAAAAAACCTTGGAGGATACAAATCCAAGCTATATGTAGTAGTTGCAAGGGATTCCACAGTTGAAAAAAGAAAAAGAGTCCCGATTGTTGGTGAAAACCAGCGTTTGGAATTGATTAAAATGCTGAAGCCAGTTGATGAAGCTTATCTGGGCAATGAAAACGGGGACATTTTCAAAATCGTTGAAGAGATTGACCCTGACATTATAGCTATCGGACCTGACCAGACACATAACGTTGAAAAACTGCAAAATGAAATAGACAAAAGAGGTCTCAAGGCACGTGTCCAAAGGGTAAGTGTTTATCATCAGGATGAACTGGACAGCAGCTGCAAGATTATCAAAAAGATTAAAACGACTGACTTTGAAGGAAAAATACTAGACAATTGTGATTAA
- a CDS encoding energy-coupling factor transporter transmembrane component T produces MELKLNLDPRTKIIVLIIISFMVFNDVPLYVSGILVLIPFFCLFFSDYRKIAVIYIVLYLLARYIQVYILPTATGILAIILITFSYTACRMLPILLMGTYTVLTTKVSEFIASMEKSKVPKDIIIPISVVFRYIPSVYEEIRSITNAMKMRGFGLNLKSLKSPLKLIEFYMIPILISAVKTSDELSIASLTRGLSNPKRRTHLAQVNFKAFDYVFILLSLTGLLIYVYFLFGKVF; encoded by the coding sequence TTGGAATTAAAACTGAATCTGGATCCGAGAACGAAAATTATAGTCCTCATTATAATAAGTTTTATGGTATTCAATGACGTACCGTTATATGTCAGCGGAATCCTGGTTTTAATTCCATTTTTTTGTTTATTCTTTTCGGATTACCGAAAGATAGCAGTAATCTACATTGTCCTCTATCTGCTGGCCAGATATATTCAGGTTTACATTCTCCCAACCGCTACAGGCATTTTGGCTATAATCCTGATAACTTTCAGTTATACGGCATGCAGGATGCTTCCTATTCTTCTGATGGGAACGTATACTGTATTGACAACCAAGGTCAGCGAATTCATTGCGTCAATGGAGAAAAGCAAGGTTCCAAAAGACATTATAATACCTATTTCAGTTGTTTTCAGATATATTCCATCAGTCTATGAGGAAATAAGGTCAATAACCAACGCAATGAAAATGAGGGGTTTTGGCCTTAATCTGAAATCACTGAAATCTCCGTTAAAGCTGATTGAGTTTTACATGATTCCAATATTAATCAGTGCGGTCAAGACAAGTGATGAATTGTCCATCGCTTCACTGACCAGGGGACTCAGCAATCCTAAAAGGAGGACACATCTCGCTCAGGTCAACTTCAAGGCCTTTGATTACGTGTTCATTCTCCTTTCTTTAACGGGATTATTGATTTACGTTTATTTTTTATTTGGTAAGGTGTTTTAA
- a CDS encoding ABC transporter ATP-binding protein, translated as MSETKNKNKFIRLLSYSGNYKYLTILGCILSALSAICLLIPFIYIWEVVNALLQVAPDFAKAQNLESYAFSAFFYAVLGIALNFFGLMGTHLSAFKNEKNMKDAAMNHLLTLPLGYFSTHTSGGLRKVIDFSTAKTEGFLAHNLFDLVGAIVTPIVFLILLFSFDLILGLVCLIPIILCFIFMYPMFSKESQNIMVQYQEYLEKMNGEAVEYVRGIPVTKAFQQSVYSFKNFIKAIKNYGKFSSEYSLSTQLPMTSFVVSINGFFALLIPAGILLAGAVVDVKFFANFMFYVIFTPLCAVMMNKIMTVSQDWMLASYALDGIEAILNEKPLVEAANPQKPKNHSIEFEGVFFDYEDTDSDEHILNDVNLKINENDSVALVGPSGGGKTTIASLIPRFWDVGEGSIKIGDVDVRDISTEELMENISFVFQNTTLFKDSIYNNVAIGRKGASREEVREALSLAQCDDIIDELPQGIDTVIGTEGTYLSGGQQQRIALARAILKDAPIIILDEATALADPENEYMIQKAISEITKDKTVIMIAHRLSTVKNVDKIYVIEKGRIVEEGNHDSLVENEGLYSRMWDEFNQSIQWKVKSEVI; from the coding sequence ATGTCAGAAACTAAAAATAAAAATAAATTCATACGATTATTAAGTTATTCTGGAAATTATAAATATTTAACAATATTGGGCTGCATATTGTCTGCATTAAGTGCAATATGTCTGTTAATTCCATTCATTTACATATGGGAAGTGGTAAATGCACTTCTCCAGGTAGCTCCGGATTTTGCCAAGGCGCAGAATCTGGAAAGCTATGCATTCAGCGCATTTTTCTATGCGGTACTGGGTATTGCCCTGAACTTTTTCGGTTTGATGGGCACTCATCTATCCGCATTTAAAAATGAAAAGAACATGAAGGATGCCGCAATGAATCATCTGTTGACATTGCCTTTAGGCTATTTTTCAACACACACCAGCGGAGGATTGAGAAAAGTGATAGATTTCAGTACGGCAAAGACCGAAGGCTTTTTGGCCCACAACCTCTTTGATTTGGTCGGAGCAATCGTCACTCCGATAGTATTTTTGATATTGCTTTTCAGCTTTGATTTGATACTTGGGCTTGTATGTCTCATTCCAATCATACTGTGCTTTATTTTCATGTATCCGATGTTTTCCAAGGAATCACAAAACATCATGGTTCAGTATCAGGAATACCTTGAGAAAATGAACGGGGAAGCCGTTGAGTACGTAAGGGGAATCCCGGTTACAAAGGCTTTTCAGCAAAGTGTCTATTCATTCAAGAATTTCATTAAGGCAATTAAAAACTATGGAAAATTCTCTTCAGAGTATTCCTTATCAACACAGCTTCCTATGACATCATTTGTCGTATCAATCAACGGTTTCTTCGCCCTTTTAATACCTGCGGGAATACTGCTTGCCGGTGCAGTAGTTGACGTTAAGTTTTTCGCCAACTTCATGTTTTACGTGATTTTCACTCCGCTGTGTGCCGTTATGATGAACAAAATCATGACAGTTTCACAGGACTGGATGCTTGCAAGCTATGCTCTTGATGGTATTGAAGCTATTTTAAACGAAAAGCCTCTGGTTGAAGCTGCAAATCCTCAAAAGCCTAAAAACCATTCAATCGAGTTTGAAGGAGTGTTCTTTGACTATGAAGACACGGACTCAGATGAACACATATTGAATGACGTTAACTTAAAGATTAATGAAAACGATTCCGTTGCACTGGTCGGACCTTCAGGCGGAGGAAAAACCACAATAGCTTCACTGATTCCAAGATTCTGGGATGTGGGTGAAGGTTCAATTAAAATAGGTGATGTTGATGTAAGGGATATCTCAACCGAAGAATTGATGGAAAACATATCTTTTGTATTCCAGAATACGACATTATTCAAGGATTCAATTTACAATAATGTTGCAATCGGACGAAAAGGAGCCTCAAGGGAAGAAGTTAGAGAAGCGCTCAGCTTAGCACAGTGTGATGACATCATCGACGAATTGCCGCAGGGCATCGACACTGTTATCGGAACGGAAGGAACCTATCTTTCAGGAGGTCAGCAGCAAAGAATCGCCCTTGCAAGAGCAATACTTAAGGACGCTCCGATAATTATCCTGGATGAGGCCACTGCACTGGCAGATCCTGAAAATGAATACATGATTCAAAAGGCAATTTCTGAAATTACAAAAGATAAAACAGTTATAATGATTGCCCACAGGCTCTCTACAGTCAAAAACGTCGATAAGATTTACGTGATTGAAAAGGGAAGAATCGTAGAAGAGGGAAATCACGATTCACTTGTTGAAAATGAAGGACTCTATTCAAGGATGTGGGACGAATTCAATCAATCCATTCAATGGAAAGTTAAAAGCGAGGTGATATAA